The Chitinivorax sp. B genome has a window encoding:
- a CDS encoding deoxyguanosinetriphosphate triphosphohydrolase: MTTMTWPKLLSAERLGNNKPTGQDAARSDFHKDHDRIVFSSAFRRLGRKTQVHPMSENDHVHTRLTHSIEVAAVGRSLGVMAGHHLAKKMPAGIAPTDIGAIVQAACLAHDIGNPPFGHAGEYAIRDWFCQEQNRALLAPLSELERKDLQTFEGNAHGFRVVTQLENHRFAGGLRLTYATLGALLKYPWTVEHAGDREKFSCYQAELPLLSCIAEQLGLIEIGHQRWARHPLSYLMEAADDICYAILDLEDGIEIGVLGYEQVEPILVQMIGDSTELHEELAEAPTTRRKISLLRGQAIQRLVNAAALSFARHHDSLMAGEIEHDLLATCPAHVIDSLNEAKHLARTKIFNTRQKVEIEVGAYTTLDVLLETFLTAVYQQKTSGTLSFRAKRTLDLMEHNVPERDWPLYLAYMRVLDFIGGMTDNYAGYLARQVGGLTQ, encoded by the coding sequence ATGACGACAATGACTTGGCCCAAACTGCTTTCAGCAGAGCGACTGGGCAACAACAAACCTACCGGGCAAGATGCCGCCCGCTCGGACTTTCATAAAGACCATGATCGAATTGTCTTTTCCAGTGCCTTTCGGCGGCTTGGCCGGAAAACACAGGTGCATCCGATGTCGGAAAACGATCATGTGCACACCCGCCTCACCCATTCCATTGAAGTAGCTGCCGTTGGCCGCAGTCTCGGGGTCATGGCAGGACATCATCTGGCAAAGAAAATGCCTGCTGGTATCGCACCGACAGACATCGGAGCCATTGTTCAGGCAGCTTGCTTGGCGCACGATATTGGTAACCCACCATTCGGCCATGCCGGGGAATATGCGATTCGCGACTGGTTCTGTCAAGAGCAGAACCGAGCTCTCCTCGCACCACTGTCTGAACTGGAACGCAAAGATCTGCAAACCTTCGAGGGCAATGCCCATGGCTTTCGCGTAGTCACCCAATTGGAAAACCACCGTTTTGCTGGCGGCCTTCGATTGACCTATGCCACATTGGGCGCCTTATTGAAATACCCATGGACCGTGGAGCACGCCGGCGATAGAGAGAAGTTCTCCTGTTACCAAGCTGAACTCCCGTTATTAAGCTGCATCGCAGAACAACTGGGACTGATTGAAATAGGGCATCAGCGATGGGCTCGTCATCCACTGTCTTATCTGATGGAAGCTGCCGACGACATCTGCTACGCCATACTGGACTTGGAAGACGGTATCGAAATTGGCGTGCTGGGTTATGAACAAGTTGAGCCCATTCTGGTTCAAATGATCGGCGACAGCACGGAGCTACACGAAGAACTGGCTGAGGCCCCTACCACCCGGCGCAAGATTTCGCTGTTACGTGGTCAAGCCATCCAGCGCCTGGTCAACGCAGCCGCACTCAGCTTTGCTCGACACCATGACAGTCTGATGGCTGGTGAAATTGAGCACGATCTACTGGCCACCTGTCCTGCCCATGTGATAGACAGCCTTAACGAAGCCAAGCATTTGGCACGAACCAAGATCTTCAATACTCGACAAAAGGTCGAGATTGAGGTCGGTGCCTACACCACACTGGATGTATTGCTGGAAACCTTCCTGACTGCTGTCTATCAGCAGAAAACCAGTGGCACCTTATCTTTCCGCGCCAAACGCACGTTGGATCTGATGGAGCACAACGTGCCGGAGCGTGATTGGCCGCTTTATCTGGCCTATATGCGGGTACTGGACTTCATCGGCGGCATGACTGACAACTACGCTGGCTACCTGGCCCGGCAAGTCGGCGGATTGACGCAATAA
- a CDS encoding MATE family efflux transporter — translation MPSRTPVDTPIPGFAVESRSILKLAGPIIIAQLAQTAMAFVDTVMAGRVSAADLAGVSLGASIWITIVLAFTGILLAVSPMIAQAYGGKRYQEIGGIMRQGMWLAVALGLIAIALLKFGAPAVLELAKAAPDVAEKATGFMEGVAVGMPAFLLYKVFNAYTASVSRTKPIMVISLLALALNVPANYVLIYGHFGLPAMGGAGCGWASALVNWFSLIALIAYTSRQRFYQQFELWRQFEWPRWSDQKRLLRLGLPIGLTYLAEVSAFTIVALMLARLGATVVASHQITLNFSAQTYMLPFGISSALTVRVGQHVGAGQYRLAAHTCKVGMQLVMLIALATAMLILLGAGHIAAMYTPDKAVQAMAVTLLMFAAAYQIPDAVQVSATGALRGYKVTTLPMVIQVVAFWIVGIFGGYMLGLQGVSFVNNGQPMGAPGFWTALVLSLTVAAAPLLAYLVHIARRFR, via the coding sequence ATGCCTAGTCGTACACCTGTTGATACTCCCATTCCCGGTTTTGCTGTCGAAAGCCGTTCAATTCTCAAGCTGGCCGGGCCCATCATCATTGCCCAGTTGGCGCAAACTGCCATGGCTTTCGTTGATACGGTCATGGCCGGTCGCGTCTCTGCCGCTGATTTGGCTGGCGTGTCACTTGGCGCCAGTATCTGGATTACCATTGTCCTCGCATTCACCGGGATATTGCTGGCCGTTAGCCCGATGATCGCTCAGGCCTATGGTGGCAAGCGATATCAGGAAATCGGCGGCATCATGCGTCAGGGAATGTGGCTGGCTGTTGCTTTGGGCCTGATCGCCATCGCATTGTTGAAATTTGGTGCGCCCGCCGTGTTGGAGCTGGCGAAGGCTGCGCCCGATGTGGCCGAGAAAGCCACCGGATTCATGGAAGGGGTGGCGGTTGGCATGCCGGCTTTTCTACTCTACAAGGTATTCAATGCGTACACTGCCAGCGTGTCCCGTACCAAGCCGATCATGGTGATCAGCTTGCTGGCACTGGCATTGAATGTGCCCGCCAATTATGTGCTGATCTATGGTCATTTTGGATTGCCTGCCATGGGGGGCGCTGGGTGTGGTTGGGCAAGTGCCCTGGTCAACTGGTTTTCATTGATTGCACTGATTGCCTATACCAGTCGACAGCGGTTCTATCAGCAGTTTGAGTTATGGCGTCAGTTCGAATGGCCACGTTGGTCAGATCAGAAACGTTTGCTGCGGTTGGGGTTGCCAATCGGTTTGACCTATCTGGCCGAGGTCAGTGCATTTACCATCGTGGCGCTGATGTTGGCCCGGTTGGGTGCCACCGTGGTGGCATCTCATCAGATCACGCTCAACTTCTCGGCACAAACCTATATGCTGCCATTTGGCATTTCATCTGCCTTGACCGTCCGGGTTGGGCAGCATGTCGGTGCGGGGCAGTATCGCCTTGCAGCCCATACCTGCAAGGTTGGCATGCAATTGGTAATGTTGATTGCGCTGGCCACGGCAATGCTGATTCTGCTCGGCGCGGGCCATATTGCTGCCATGTATACACCGGATAAGGCCGTGCAGGCCATGGCCGTGACCTTGTTGATGTTTGCTGCTGCATATCAGATACCCGATGCAGTCCAAGTCAGTGCGACCGGTGCATTGCGTGGTTACAAGGTAACGACGTTGCCAATGGTGATCCAAGTGGTGGCATTCTGGATTGTGGGCATATTCGGCGGTTACATGTTGGGCTTGCAGGGCGTGTCCTTCGTGAATAACGGACAGCCGATGGGGGCGCCTGGGTTCTGGACAGCACTGGTGCTGTCACTGACGGTTGCCGCTGCGCCATTGTTAGCCTATCTGGTTCATATTGCACGCCGTTTTCGTTGA
- the pcnB gene encoding polynucleotide adenylyltransferase PcnB yields the protein MIQKLIQRVFGRRKAGKGQRAVVIPYKQHGVGREHIAASALKVTDKLQEAGYQAYVVGGAVRDLLLGQLPKDFDIATSATPEQVHALFRRSRIIGRRFKIVHVTFGRDEVIEVTTFRGDSDEGQVVDATGRILHDNVWGNQEQDARRRDFTANALYYNPTTQEVIDYHRGVEDIKARRLVMIGDPALRYREDPVRMLRAVRLSAKLGLIIDAATSQPIATMAALLKNVPAARLFDEMLKLLFSGHSRQCLKQLRDQGLHHGFFPLLDVIMEQPLGERFVQLALDNTDQRIQADKPVSVGFLFASLLWHEVLACWKNREAAGELPIPALFAAMDEVLAVQEEKLAIPRRYSVTMKEIWALQPRFEQRAGKRPFRLLENPRFRAGYDFLHLRAESGEVEMELANWWTRFQVVENAERERMLIKDEAQPAKKRRRRRRKPGAKPGERVGEVD from the coding sequence ATGATTCAGAAACTTATCCAGCGCGTATTTGGCAGGCGCAAAGCCGGCAAAGGGCAGCGTGCGGTTGTCATCCCTTATAAGCAACATGGTGTGGGTCGCGAGCACATTGCGGCTTCGGCACTGAAAGTCACCGACAAGTTGCAGGAAGCGGGCTATCAGGCTTATGTCGTTGGTGGCGCAGTGCGCGACTTGCTGCTCGGCCAGTTGCCAAAAGATTTTGATATTGCGACTAGCGCGACGCCAGAGCAGGTTCATGCGTTGTTCCGTCGGTCCCGCATCATCGGACGTCGCTTCAAGATAGTGCACGTGACCTTTGGACGCGATGAAGTGATTGAAGTCACGACTTTCCGTGGTGATTCGGATGAAGGGCAGGTGGTGGATGCAACAGGTCGAATTTTGCATGACAACGTCTGGGGCAATCAGGAACAGGACGCTCGCCGCCGTGATTTCACAGCCAACGCACTTTATTACAATCCCACCACTCAGGAAGTCATTGACTACCACCGTGGGGTAGAGGACATCAAGGCACGCCGTTTGGTAATGATTGGCGATCCGGCATTGCGTTACCGCGAAGATCCGGTGCGGATGTTGCGTGCAGTGCGGCTATCGGCGAAGTTGGGTTTGATCATTGATGCAGCCACAAGTCAGCCGATCGCTACCATGGCAGCCTTGCTGAAGAACGTGCCCGCTGCGCGTCTGTTTGATGAGATGCTGAAATTGCTGTTTTCCGGCCATTCACGTCAGTGTTTGAAGCAGCTTCGAGATCAAGGCTTGCATCATGGATTCTTCCCATTGCTGGATGTCATCATGGAGCAGCCATTGGGGGAGCGGTTTGTCCAACTGGCGCTCGACAATACTGATCAACGTATCCAAGCAGATAAACCAGTATCGGTAGGATTCTTGTTTGCGTCTTTGCTTTGGCATGAAGTGTTGGCCTGTTGGAAAAACCGCGAAGCGGCAGGGGAGTTGCCGATACCAGCCCTGTTTGCGGCCATGGATGAGGTATTGGCTGTGCAAGAAGAGAAGTTGGCGATTCCACGCCGTTATAGTGTCACCATGAAAGAAATCTGGGCTCTACAACCACGCTTTGAACAACGTGCAGGTAAGCGCCCATTCCGTTTGCTGGAGAATCCACGTTTCCGTGCGGGCTATGACTTTCTGCATTTGCGCGCTGAAAGCGGCGAGGTTGAGATGGAACTGGCCAACTGGTGGACGCGCTTTCAGGTAGTGGAGAATGCCGAGCGCGAGCGCATGTTGATCAAAGATGAGGCCCAACCTGCCAAGAAGCGGCGTCGGCGTCGGCGCAAACCAGGCGCAAAACCAGGAGAAAGAGTAGGAGAGGTCGATTGA
- a CDS encoding transporter substrate-binding domain-containing protein — MFKTIFLAAALFTATIPAMADDLDDIQKKGELVVGVKDSLPPFGVLDPKTRTVSGYDVDFAAAIAKRLNVKLLAKPVDSADRITWLKDKKVDMVIATFTKNAEREAQVDFSYGYFVTGQKFLTKAGRMKDLADIETAAIGTVKGSTSEKQVRKALPNANIMLFEDYPEAVKALSDGRLEAVTTDEPILAGLLNKMANRKQYEIPNVPISLETYGVAVRKGEKRLLKMVNDALLDMEKTGEASKIFERWFGHNTPNPMPRIFVIRGG; from the coding sequence ATGTTCAAAACAATATTCCTGGCGGCGGCGCTATTCACTGCAACCATACCGGCGATGGCTGACGATCTGGATGACATCCAGAAGAAAGGCGAATTGGTGGTAGGTGTAAAGGATTCGCTACCACCCTTTGGCGTATTGGATCCAAAGACGCGTACGGTATCGGGCTATGATGTGGATTTTGCCGCAGCCATTGCCAAGCGATTGAATGTGAAGTTGTTGGCCAAGCCGGTGGATTCTGCTGATCGTATTACTTGGCTGAAAGACAAAAAGGTGGACATGGTGATTGCCACCTTTACCAAAAATGCTGAACGTGAGGCTCAGGTTGATTTCAGCTATGGCTACTTCGTAACGGGGCAGAAATTCCTGACCAAGGCTGGTCGCATGAAGGATCTGGCAGATATTGAAACGGCTGCGATTGGCACGGTCAAAGGTTCAACATCGGAAAAGCAGGTTCGTAAGGCGTTGCCAAACGCAAATATCATGCTGTTCGAAGATTATCCTGAAGCGGTCAAAGCGCTGTCTGATGGCCGATTGGAGGCTGTTACCACCGATGAGCCGATCCTGGCAGGGCTGCTCAATAAAATGGCCAACAGGAAGCAGTATGAGATTCCGAACGTGCCTATTTCACTGGAGACCTATGGGGTTGCCGTACGGAAAGGTGAAAAGCGTTTGCTGAAAATGGTGAATGATGCATTGCTGGATATGGAAAAAACGGGTGAGGCCAGCAAAATCTTCGAACGCTGGTTTGGTCACAATACCCCAAACCCAATGCCGCGCATTTTTGTGATTCGTGGCGGCTAA
- the panB gene encoding 3-methyl-2-oxobutanoate hydroxymethyltransferase produces MRTTISTLQKMADEGQKIAMLTCYDASFAALMDEAGVDVLLVGDSLGMVIQGADSTLPVLLEDMIYHTRCVAKTARKSLVLADLPFGAYQESPAQAFRSAAKLMQVGANMVKLEGGATMVEATRFLVKHGIPVCGHIGLTPQSVNQLGGYKVQGKSESQAMQLQADALALQDAGASLVLMEAMPASLAKAITESLSVPTIGIGAGVDCDGQVLVLHDMLDIYPGKKARFVKNFMHGATSVRGALESYVKAVKAKSFPAEEHSF; encoded by the coding sequence ATGCGGACCACGATTAGCACCTTGCAGAAAATGGCGGATGAAGGCCAGAAAATAGCCATGTTGACCTGTTATGACGCAAGCTTTGCGGCCTTGATGGACGAAGCAGGCGTTGACGTGTTGCTGGTTGGTGATTCGCTCGGTATGGTGATTCAAGGTGCTGATAGCACCTTACCGGTCTTGCTGGAAGACATGATCTATCACACCCGTTGCGTTGCCAAAACCGCAAGGAAGTCGTTGGTTCTGGCTGATCTGCCCTTTGGTGCATATCAGGAAAGCCCGGCACAGGCCTTCCGTAGTGCCGCAAAATTGATGCAGGTCGGTGCAAACATGGTCAAGCTGGAAGGTGGCGCCACTATGGTGGAAGCCACCCGGTTTCTGGTCAAACATGGTATCCCAGTCTGTGGGCATATTGGCCTGACGCCGCAATCCGTCAATCAGCTTGGTGGGTACAAGGTACAAGGCAAATCTGAATCGCAAGCAATGCAATTGCAAGCCGATGCGTTGGCACTTCAGGATGCAGGAGCATCACTGGTGTTGATGGAGGCTATGCCTGCAAGCTTGGCCAAAGCAATTACCGAATCACTGTCGGTGCCTACCATAGGTATCGGCGCTGGAGTCGACTGCGACGGCCAAGTATTGGTATTGCATGATATGCTCGATATTTATCCAGGCAAGAAGGCGCGCTTCGTCAAGAATTTCATGCATGGCGCCACATCAGTACGTGGCGCGTTGGAATCTTATGTCAAAGCCGTTAAAGCCAAATCTTTCCCTGCAGAAGAGCACAGTTTCTAA
- the folK gene encoding 2-amino-4-hydroxy-6-hydroxymethyldihydropteridine diphosphokinase: MACIALGANLAQPAEQVRDAARRLGALPDTRLLRLSPLYRSAPVGYVDQPDFVNAVALIETSLLPQALLQALQALEQQFGRERSFRNAPRTLDLDILLYGDQCIDELQLKVPHPRMHERAFVLLPLLDVLPDCRIPGVGPATAFLPACADQAIERMNEE; the protein is encoded by the coding sequence ATGGCATGTATCGCGCTGGGGGCTAATCTAGCACAACCAGCCGAGCAAGTGCGGGACGCCGCACGTAGATTGGGCGCGTTACCTGATACCAGATTATTGCGTTTGTCCCCCCTTTACCGAAGCGCACCAGTCGGTTATGTTGATCAACCGGATTTCGTCAATGCCGTTGCGTTGATCGAAACCAGTTTGTTGCCGCAGGCGTTGCTGCAAGCCCTGCAAGCATTGGAACAGCAATTTGGCCGTGAACGCTCCTTTCGCAATGCACCGCGTACGTTGGATCTGGACATCCTGCTCTACGGTGATCAGTGTATTGATGAGCTGCAATTGAAAGTGCCGCATCCTCGTATGCATGAACGTGCTTTTGTGTTGTTGCCGTTATTGGATGTATTGCCGGACTGCCGGATTCCTGGTGTTGGTCCGGCAACAGCGTTTCTTCCCGCATGTGCGGATCAGGCCATCGAGCGCATGAACGAGGAATAA
- a CDS encoding response regulator transcription factor yields MTRILSAIKPRVRLMLVDDHPLVRDGLRARLAAVPQFELVGEAGGGAEALNLAAIHKPDLMLVDISMKDMNGIRLTELLRERCPNVKVLILSMYDNHEYVTSAMRAGAKGYVLKDAGSQEIIAAIDAVAAGGSYYSATVASALVAPKPASDSLTDREREVLMLLAQGLSNKAVAQQLDISVRTAEAHRLSLRRKLGIDTAAGLVKYAMAQGWIKD; encoded by the coding sequence ATGACACGAATTCTTTCCGCTATCAAACCTCGCGTCCGGCTGATGCTGGTTGACGATCACCCGTTGGTACGGGATGGCCTGCGAGCCCGTCTGGCTGCCGTGCCACAGTTCGAATTGGTGGGTGAAGCTGGCGGCGGTGCTGAGGCGCTCAATCTGGCGGCAATCCATAAACCGGATCTGATGTTGGTCGACATCAGCATGAAAGATATGAACGGTATCCGCCTGACTGAGTTGTTACGCGAACGTTGCCCTAATGTGAAGGTGTTGATCCTTAGCATGTATGACAACCACGAATATGTGACTAGTGCCATGCGCGCCGGTGCAAAAGGCTATGTGCTGAAGGACGCCGGCTCACAGGAGATCATTGCCGCCATTGATGCGGTCGCTGCGGGTGGCAGCTACTACAGCGCGACGGTTGCCAGCGCCCTGGTCGCCCCGAAGCCCGCCAGCGATTCATTGACGGATCGTGAGCGTGAAGTGCTGATGCTGTTGGCGCAAGGCCTCTCCAACAAAGCTGTTGCCCAGCAGCTCGACATTAGCGTCCGTACTGCCGAAGCTCATCGACTGAGCCTGCGCCGCAAGTTGGGTATCGATACGGCAGCTGGACTGGTGAAATACGCCATGGCACAAGGGTGGATCAAAGACTAA
- a CDS encoding cache domain-containing protein, producing MNLKHKIVALTILPLLLALGAIALLVWQRAERVAEQQAQLIEETFLASKRAELKHYVGLALSSIEPYYQSGRNDRNAQDQAKAVLRSLSYGNDGYFFVYDLAGNNLVHPRQPSLVGRNLWNLTDQQGRHVIRSLVDAARRGDGYQRYGWEKPSTHQMTEKLGYVVLLERWGWVVGTGIYLDDVEHAMAEARERAADNVQKTLFGLGAVALVAVLIVFGAGLALNVSEQRLADDKLKALAQRIVTLQEEERARVARDLHDGISQVLVSTKFQFELAQYKVEHGGIGAVEDLHKGIEGLSDAIGEVRRISHDLRSSILDTLGLSAAIAQLANEFELRNWVAVNFNNKLADFVVPDHEAIALFRIAQEALTNTERHAEASEVQIELSREPTLVRLAITDNGGGFDTSHIDRGGGIGLRNIRERVEHLGGQFQLSSVPGRTRLEVCLPLSNEATT from the coding sequence ATGAATTTAAAACACAAGATTGTCGCGCTGACCATCCTGCCATTGCTGCTGGCTTTGGGAGCGATCGCCTTATTGGTCTGGCAGCGTGCGGAGCGGGTGGCGGAACAGCAGGCGCAACTGATTGAAGAAACCTTCCTGGCATCCAAGCGGGCTGAACTGAAACATTATGTGGGTCTTGCGCTCAGTTCCATCGAGCCATACTACCAATCCGGTCGTAACGATCGTAACGCGCAGGACCAGGCCAAGGCGGTATTGCGTTCACTGAGCTATGGCAATGACGGCTATTTTTTCGTCTACGATTTGGCTGGCAACAACCTGGTCCATCCTCGTCAACCTAGTCTGGTTGGACGCAATCTCTGGAATTTGACGGATCAGCAGGGGCGGCATGTGATTCGTTCGCTGGTGGATGCCGCGCGACGCGGTGATGGTTATCAACGCTATGGTTGGGAAAAACCATCCACTCACCAGATGACGGAAAAGTTGGGTTATGTAGTGCTGTTGGAACGTTGGGGCTGGGTCGTGGGTACCGGCATCTATCTGGATGATGTGGAACATGCGATGGCCGAGGCACGTGAACGTGCGGCGGACAACGTCCAGAAAACCCTGTTTGGTCTTGGTGCGGTCGCGTTGGTGGCCGTATTGATCGTATTTGGTGCTGGTTTGGCCCTGAATGTCAGCGAGCAACGGCTGGCCGATGACAAACTCAAAGCCTTGGCGCAGCGGATTGTCACCTTGCAGGAAGAAGAACGCGCCCGCGTCGCGCGTGATTTACATGACGGTATTTCACAGGTACTGGTGTCGACCAAGTTTCAGTTTGAGCTGGCGCAGTACAAGGTAGAACATGGCGGGATCGGTGCGGTGGAGGACCTGCATAAGGGTATCGAAGGCCTGTCTGATGCCATTGGCGAGGTGCGCCGCATCTCACACGATCTGCGTTCCTCCATTCTGGATACACTGGGCTTGTCCGCAGCGATCGCGCAATTGGCCAATGAATTCGAGTTACGCAACTGGGTGGCGGTCAATTTCAACAACAAATTGGCGGACTTCGTCGTCCCGGATCACGAAGCCATTGCGTTGTTCCGCATTGCTCAGGAAGCCCTGACCAATACCGAGCGCCATGCCGAGGCCAGCGAGGTGCAGATCGAACTGTCCCGCGAGCCCACCCTGGTTCGTCTGGCCATCACCGATAATGGCGGTGGTTTCGATACCAGCCACATTGATCGCGGGGGGGGCATTGGCTTGCGCAATATCCGAGAACGGGTCGAACATCTGGGCGGCCAGTTCCAACTTTCTTCTGTTCCCGGCCGCACCCGCCTTGAGGTGTGCCTGCCGCTATCCAACGAGGCAACAACATGA
- the panC gene encoding pantoate--beta-alanine ligase translates to MKVLHTIAELREFRKQAGRVIFVPTMGNLHEGHLSLIHLAQQHGDSVIVSIFVNRLQFGIGEDFERYPRTLAQDCAKLETVGTAAVFAPAEDELYPHPQQYCIEPPAIADELCGKFRPGHFRGVTTVVSKLFNIVQPDVAIFGKKDYQQYFVLRDMVLDLNMPIDIIGAETGRAEDGLALSSRNAYLTPTERAEAPRIYRHLSQLHDAISGGARDFEPRCALVANDLTQHGWKVDYVEVRDAHTLGMPTLQSTRLVALIAAKLGNTRLIDNIEIEL, encoded by the coding sequence ATGAAAGTCCTGCATACCATTGCGGAACTCCGCGAGTTCCGGAAACAAGCTGGTCGAGTCATATTTGTGCCGACCATGGGTAACCTGCATGAAGGTCACTTGTCATTGATTCATCTGGCGCAGCAGCATGGTGATTCGGTGATTGTCAGTATCTTTGTCAACCGGTTGCAGTTTGGTATTGGCGAAGATTTCGAGCGCTATCCACGCACCTTGGCGCAAGATTGTGCCAAGCTGGAGACTGTTGGGACTGCCGCAGTCTTTGCCCCTGCAGAGGATGAACTCTATCCCCATCCGCAACAGTACTGTATTGAGCCGCCAGCCATTGCAGATGAGCTGTGCGGAAAGTTTCGTCCTGGTCATTTCCGTGGTGTGACGACGGTCGTTTCCAAGCTGTTCAATATTGTGCAGCCAGATGTGGCGATTTTTGGCAAGAAAGATTACCAGCAGTATTTTGTGTTACGGGATATGGTGCTGGATCTCAATATGCCAATCGACATCATCGGCGCCGAAACTGGCCGTGCTGAGGACGGCTTGGCATTGAGTTCACGCAATGCCTATCTGACACCAACGGAGCGGGCCGAGGCACCACGCATCTATCGTCATCTCAGCCAATTGCACGATGCCATTTCGGGTGGTGCCCGTGATTTTGAACCACGCTGTGCTTTGGTCGCCAATGATCTGACACAACATGGCTGGAAGGTGGACTACGTGGAGGTTCGTGATGCGCATACCTTGGGTATGCCGACACTTCAGTCGACTCGTCTGGTTGCGCTGATCGCTGCCAAATTGGGTAATACGCGCTTGATCGATAATATCGAAATCGAGCTTTAA
- a CDS encoding deoxynucleoside kinase, with amino-acid sequence MDLAQCRYIVVEGIIGAGKSSLAKQLASHLHALPMLESPESNSFLAKFYQDPSRYALQTQLSFLLQRTEQLTPLQQLDLFSAQVVADFMLGKELIFAELNLSEEEWRLYRSIYQLYGPKAPKPDLVIYLQLPVPVALQRIQQRARSYETGIEEHYLKQLSERYSRFFHSYDDSPLLIVNAAQLNLVDDEGDFELLLQCIKQMRGRREFFNRA; translated from the coding sequence ATGGATCTGGCCCAGTGTCGCTATATTGTGGTTGAAGGGATCATTGGTGCGGGTAAAAGTAGTCTCGCCAAGCAATTGGCGTCACATCTTCACGCCTTACCGATGCTGGAGTCACCCGAATCCAATTCTTTCCTGGCCAAGTTCTACCAAGATCCATCCCGCTACGCTCTGCAAACCCAGCTGTCTTTTCTGTTGCAACGCACCGAACAATTGACACCACTGCAGCAACTGGATTTGTTTTCTGCCCAGGTTGTGGCTGATTTCATGCTGGGGAAGGAACTGATCTTCGCCGAGTTGAATTTAAGCGAAGAAGAATGGCGGTTATATCGTTCGATATATCAGCTCTATGGTCCGAAAGCGCCTAAACCAGACTTGGTCATTTACTTGCAGTTGCCGGTCCCGGTGGCGTTGCAGCGTATTCAGCAGCGTGCACGAAGCTATGAAACAGGAATTGAAGAGCACTATCTCAAACAACTGTCAGAACGCTACAGCCGGTTTTTTCATAGCTATGATGATTCACCATTGCTGATTGTGAATGCAGCACAGTTGAATCTGGTTGATGACGAGGGCGACTTTGAGTTACTTTTGCAGTGCATCAAACAGATGCGTGGCAGACGGGAATTCTTTAACCGGGCATAA
- the murB gene encoding UDP-N-acetylmuramate dehydrogenase, producing the protein MPEFQSNISLKSFNTFGVDVPARFFVQVHSLVELQAVLADTDMKEKPRLVLGGGSNILLTRPFDGLVIKLSLHGRDCVAEDADAVYVKGMAGENWHDFVQWTIAQGWAGLENLSLIPGTVGASPIQNVGAYGVEMKDLFHQLTALDTQTGRLCTLAKAECQFGYRDSVFKHGEVGRYIIVDVTFRLPKVPTWHTGYGEVQAELIAGGVTELNAQSISQAICDIRRRKLPDPTELGNAGSFFKNPIVAQTQADVLKAANPTMPVYPQAEGKAKLAAGWLIDQCGWKGFNAGAAGVYAKQALVLVNHGGATGPEIYSLAKQIQQSVMQRFGVEIEPEPLIL; encoded by the coding sequence CTGCCTGAGTTCCAATCCAACATATCGTTAAAGTCGTTCAACACCTTTGGCGTTGATGTGCCTGCCCGTTTTTTTGTGCAAGTTCACTCGTTGGTTGAATTGCAGGCAGTGCTGGCCGATACCGACATGAAGGAAAAGCCCAGACTGGTGCTAGGTGGCGGCAGCAATATCCTGCTGACGCGCCCGTTTGATGGCTTGGTCATCAAGCTGTCCTTACATGGTCGCGACTGTGTCGCGGAGGATGCCGATGCCGTCTATGTCAAAGGAATGGCTGGTGAGAACTGGCATGACTTTGTTCAATGGACGATTGCGCAAGGCTGGGCCGGCCTGGAAAACTTGTCATTGATCCCCGGTACCGTGGGGGCTAGTCCTATCCAGAATGTCGGTGCCTACGGGGTGGAGATGAAAGACCTGTTCCATCAACTGACGGCGCTGGATACGCAAACAGGGCGGCTTTGTACGCTGGCGAAGGCAGAATGCCAGTTTGGATACCGCGATAGCGTATTCAAGCATGGTGAGGTCGGCCGCTATATCATTGTCGATGTGACTTTTCGCCTCCCTAAAGTCCCAACCTGGCATACTGGTTATGGTGAGGTACAGGCCGAACTGATTGCAGGTGGCGTGACCGAGCTCAATGCTCAGTCGATCTCACAAGCAATCTGCGATATCCGCCGCCGTAAGTTGCCAGATCCCACAGAGTTGGGTAATGCAGGTAGCTTCTTCAAGAACCCGATCGTGGCGCAGACGCAGGCCGATGTGTTGAAGGCTGCCAATCCGACCATGCCAGTCTATCCACAAGCAGAAGGCAAGGCGAAGCTGGCCGCTGGTTGGTTGATTGATCAATGTGGCTGGAAAGGGTTCAATGCAGGGGCTGCAGGGGTATATGCCAAGCAGGCATTGGTCTTGGTCAATCACGGTGGTGCGACAGGACCAGAGATATATAGTTTGGCCAAGCAGATACAGCAGTCTGTCATGCAGCGATTTGGGGTTGAGATAGAGCCGGAGCCTTTGATCTTGTAA